From Halomicrobium salinisoli, the proteins below share one genomic window:
- a CDS encoding adenylate kinase — MAAPRILILGPPGAGKGTQSSNIAEEYGVEHVTTGDALRANKDMDISDMDTEYDTPREYMEAGDLVPDQVVNAIVEEALSTADGFVLDGYPRNLEQAEELEDMTDLDVILSLSVSREELVDRLTGRRVCEDCGANYHVEFSPPEEEGVCDECGGQLIQRDDDNEESVRNRLDVFDENTQPVIDHYADREAFAEIDGEGTPTEVWSEIRDAVDERTA; from the coding sequence ATGGCAGCACCACGCATCCTGATTCTCGGTCCGCCGGGCGCGGGCAAAGGCACCCAGTCCAGCAACATCGCCGAGGAGTACGGCGTCGAGCACGTCACGACCGGCGACGCGCTCCGGGCGAACAAGGACATGGACATCTCTGACATGGACACGGAGTACGACACGCCCCGCGAGTACATGGAGGCGGGCGACCTCGTCCCCGACCAGGTCGTCAACGCCATCGTCGAGGAGGCCCTCTCGACCGCCGACGGGTTCGTCCTCGACGGCTACCCGCGCAACCTCGAGCAGGCCGAGGAACTGGAGGACATGACCGACCTCGACGTCATCCTCTCGCTTTCGGTCAGCCGCGAGGAACTGGTCGATCGCCTGACCGGCCGCCGGGTCTGCGAGGACTGCGGTGCCAACTACCACGTCGAGTTCAGCCCCCCCGAGGAGGAGGGCGTCTGCGACGAGTGCGGCGGTCAGCTCATCCAGCGCGACGACGACAACGAGGAGTCCGTCCGCAACCGCCTGGACGTCTTCGACGAGAACACCCAGCCCGTCATCGACCACTACGCCGACCGCGAGGCGTTCGCCGAGATCGACGGCGAGGGCACGCCGACCGAGGTCTGGTCGGAGATTCGGGACGCCGTCGACGAGCGGACCGCGTAG
- a CDS encoding ATP-binding protein, translating to MSTINWGDEDVADDETTAEVLEQFREPVRSTKQATGNASRWTDARHMREVFGIPAWDASRFDYEDVIPNCWEHSWDAGGERIAGGTDFLARGKPGKGKSTFANYVSVRQMEINAEKVVWRGSSSRSEWLPLAPWAVLCLPENVPVRIRLESKIPTEPAVELDVDDLEEIVREVRRYSDPVDLNRNVLDQGTFHVVYPDPLLRGCQEIYERDPEKRYDMPPNRDTLFHESDPANHWWFAWALARVNHGPHHWTTWICDEIGDIAPQSASKDHFGTLQKVQLLKDMWVDARKFGLSIFLFGHSEVDIHQKIRHKIRWRIQMPGTANPTTASNVVGFESVPMDHKVTDEYPIGKALCYNETHFEPFRWADVPAATSYKLKIEVGQR from the coding sequence ATGAGTACGATCAACTGGGGCGACGAGGACGTCGCCGACGACGAGACGACGGCAGAGGTCCTGGAACAGTTCCGCGAGCCCGTCCGGTCGACCAAGCAGGCAACGGGCAACGCCTCGCGGTGGACGGACGCCCGACACATGCGCGAAGTGTTCGGGATCCCGGCGTGGGACGCCTCGCGCTTCGACTACGAGGACGTCATCCCGAACTGCTGGGAGCACTCCTGGGACGCTGGCGGCGAACGGATCGCCGGCGGAACGGACTTCCTCGCCCGAGGGAAGCCCGGCAAGGGCAAGTCGACGTTCGCGAACTACGTCTCGGTCCGCCAGATGGAGATCAACGCCGAGAAGGTCGTCTGGCGGGGCTCGTCGAGTCGCTCCGAGTGGCTGCCGCTGGCACCGTGGGCGGTGCTGTGCCTTCCCGAGAACGTGCCGGTCCGGATCCGTCTGGAGAGCAAGATCCCGACCGAGCCGGCGGTGGAGCTGGACGTCGACGACCTCGAGGAGATCGTCCGCGAGGTCCGCCGGTACTCGGATCCAGTCGATCTCAACCGGAACGTCCTCGATCAGGGGACGTTCCACGTGGTCTACCCGGACCCGCTCCTGCGCGGCTGTCAGGAGATCTACGAGCGGGATCCCGAGAAGCGGTACGACATGCCGCCGAACCGGGACACGCTCTTTCACGAGAGCGACCCGGCGAACCACTGGTGGTTCGCGTGGGCGCTCGCTCGCGTCAACCACGGGCCGCACCACTGGACCACGTGGATTTGCGACGAGATCGGCGACATCGCGCCGCAGTCGGCCAGCAAGGATCACTTCGGCACACTCCAGAAGGTCCAACTCCTGAAGGACATGTGGGTCGACGCCCGCAAGTTCGGGCTCTCGATCTTCCTGTTCGGCCACTCGGAGGTCGACATTCACCAGAAGATCCGCCACAAGATCCGCTGGCGGATCCAGATGCCGGGAACGGCGAATCCGACGACCGCGAGCAACGTCGTCGGCTTCGAGAGTGTCCCGATGGATCACAAGGTGACCGACGAGTACCCGATCGGGAAGGCGCTCTGCTACAACGAGACCCACTTCGAGCCGTTCCGGTGGGCGGACGTGCCTGCCGCGACGTCTTATAAACTCAAAATCGAGGTCGGTCAGCGATGA
- a CDS encoding Ig-like domain-containing protein, protein MRPLSAVPSEAQSDDCLSDRTAGSLRDDERGQSVQIGAVLLFAVLVLSFSTYQAAVVPDQNRAVEISHSERVQGQLQELRNALVSTVGGGSQRSTAVALGTRYPSRAVAVNPPPPAGTLRTAGTDDALVNVSVRNAVADGEAGDVWNGTARAYPTGGVVYDPGYNVYRDAPRTVYEQTVLYNDYGEARIGLANQTLIEDETVSLVALDGSLSRTSSGTASVDVRPISASERTVAVADDGDPITVAFATRLPAAAWERRLAGQEHVADVRERPDAAPDPYRLVEVVLERGVTYRLQLTKVGVGTGATGENATYLVDRTGGATVRRGETVEVAVAARDDYGNPVQGTTVHGSVGAGTLSPSTATTGDDGRVAFEYDASGVEPGTYEVNLSLGRVGNGFDGGTGENATVEVTVTEPSGPDAAGSYALDWRDPGETDGNGGAALSDCSAESCVWDVGASDGDALALAAALDPPFEGVGVEYAVDDATVGTVAPETGSTGSGGENRTTLTARENGTVDVLASANEDGDVLTVEVTNVTGASGGSGASGSRTTLVEGSGEAFWSGEGVAFDVRNGGPGDVSIVAVTVNGTTRSQAARVAESNGGETERGQHEVYVAASTEGVLDVDGQPYYEDAGTPLAFGTRTAMTEDATVAGGSTATVTLYAFRDNGGNALDMSGSDVTVTLHFADGSAGTYVVSVP, encoded by the coding sequence ATGCGACCACTGTCGGCCGTGCCATCGGAAGCGCAGTCTGACGACTGTCTTTCCGACCGGACGGCCGGCAGTCTCAGGGACGACGAGCGCGGCCAGTCGGTCCAGATCGGTGCCGTCCTGCTGTTCGCCGTCCTCGTACTGTCCTTCTCCACCTACCAGGCCGCCGTCGTCCCGGACCAGAACCGGGCGGTCGAGATCTCCCACAGCGAGCGCGTCCAGGGGCAACTACAGGAACTGCGAAACGCACTCGTGTCGACGGTCGGCGGCGGGAGCCAGCGGTCGACCGCCGTCGCCCTCGGGACGCGCTACCCGAGCCGCGCCGTGGCCGTGAACCCGCCGCCGCCCGCCGGGACGCTCCGGACCGCGGGCACCGACGACGCGCTGGTCAACGTCTCCGTTCGGAACGCAGTGGCCGACGGCGAGGCGGGCGACGTCTGGAACGGGACGGCCCGCGCCTACCCGACGGGCGGCGTCGTCTACGATCCCGGCTACAACGTCTACCGGGACGCACCGCGGACCGTCTACGAGCAGACGGTGCTGTACAACGACTACGGCGAGGCCCGGATCGGGCTGGCCAACCAGACGCTGATCGAGGACGAGACGGTCTCGCTGGTCGCCCTGGACGGCTCGCTCTCGCGGACCTCGTCGGGGACGGCGTCCGTCGACGTCCGGCCGATCAGCGCCTCGGAGCGGACGGTCGCCGTCGCCGACGACGGCGACCCGATCACGGTCGCGTTCGCCACCCGGCTGCCCGCCGCCGCGTGGGAGCGGCGCCTGGCCGGGCAGGAGCACGTCGCGGACGTGCGCGAACGCCCCGACGCGGCGCCGGACCCCTACCGCCTCGTCGAGGTCGTGCTGGAGCGCGGCGTCACGTACCGGCTCCAGCTGACGAAGGTCGGCGTCGGGACCGGGGCGACGGGCGAGAACGCGACGTACCTCGTCGACCGGACCGGCGGAGCGACCGTCCGGCGGGGAGAGACGGTCGAGGTCGCCGTCGCGGCACGCGACGACTACGGGAACCCCGTGCAGGGAACGACGGTACACGGGAGCGTCGGCGCGGGGACGCTCTCGCCGTCGACGGCGACGACCGGCGATGACGGCCGGGTCGCCTTCGAGTACGACGCCAGCGGCGTCGAGCCGGGCACCTACGAGGTGAATCTCAGCCTCGGTCGCGTCGGGAACGGCTTCGACGGCGGGACCGGCGAGAACGCGACCGTCGAGGTGACGGTGACGGAGCCGTCCGGGCCTGATGCCGCCGGCTCCTACGCGCTCGACTGGCGCGACCCCGGCGAGACCGACGGCAACGGCGGCGCCGCCCTGTCGGACTGCTCGGCCGAATCCTGCGTCTGGGACGTGGGCGCCAGCGACGGCGACGCGCTCGCGCTCGCGGCCGCGCTCGATCCCCCGTTCGAGGGCGTCGGCGTCGAGTACGCGGTCGACGACGCCACCGTCGGGACGGTCGCGCCCGAGACCGGGTCGACCGGGAGCGGCGGCGAGAACCGGACGACGCTCACGGCCCGCGAGAACGGGACCGTCGACGTGCTGGCGTCCGCGAACGAGGACGGCGACGTGCTCACCGTCGAGGTGACGAACGTCACGGGGGCGTCCGGCGGCTCGGGGGCCAGCGGTTCGCGAACGACGCTCGTCGAGGGCAGCGGCGAAGCGTTCTGGAGCGGCGAGGGCGTCGCCTTCGACGTCCGCAACGGCGGTCCCGGCGACGTGTCGATCGTCGCGGTGACCGTCAACGGGACGACCAGGTCCCAGGCGGCGCGGGTCGCAGAGAGCAACGGCGGCGAGACGGAGCGCGGCCAGCACGAGGTGTACGTCGCCGCTTCGACCGAGGGCGTGCTGGACGTGGACGGGCAGCCCTACTACGAGGACGCCGGCACGCCACTGGCGTTCGGGACCCGGACCGCGATGACGGAGGACGCGACGGTCGCCGGCGGATCGACGGCGACGGTGACTCTCTACGCCTTCCGGGACAACGGTGGCAACGCGCTCGACATGTCCGGCAGCGACGTGACCGTCACCCTCCACTTCGCCGACGGCTCCGCGGGCACCTACGTCGTTTCGGTGCCCTAG
- the cmk gene encoding (d)CMP kinase — MLITVSGPAGSGKSTLAANLADRLGYDHVSGGDIFRALADERGVSLVELNRMAEEDDQIDRDLDRRLRETARDRDDLVLESRLAGWMAGEYADLKLWLDAPLDVRAERIADREDKPVAEARDETRARAESEALRYEEYYDIQIQDLSIYDLTVNTARWDEEGMLELAATAAEAYRPEGDEGQAPITGVDYDF; from the coding sequence ATGTTGATCACCGTCTCCGGACCGGCCGGCAGCGGCAAGAGCACGCTCGCCGCGAACCTGGCCGACCGGCTCGGCTACGATCACGTCAGCGGTGGTGACATCTTCCGCGCGCTGGCGGACGAACGTGGGGTGTCGCTGGTGGAGCTCAACCGGATGGCCGAGGAGGACGACCAGATCGACCGCGACCTCGACCGACGGCTGCGCGAGACCGCTCGCGACCGCGACGACCTCGTCCTCGAGTCCCGGCTGGCCGGCTGGATGGCCGGCGAGTACGCCGACCTGAAGCTGTGGCTCGACGCCCCGCTGGACGTCCGCGCCGAGCGCATCGCCGACCGCGAGGACAAGCCCGTCGCGGAGGCCCGCGACGAGACCCGGGCCCGCGCCGAGAGCGAGGCGCTGCGCTACGAGGAGTACTACGACATCCAGATTCAGGACCTGTCGATCTACGACCTGACGGTCAACACCGCCCGCTGGGACGAGGAGGGCATGCTGGAGCTGGCCGCCACCGCCGCCGAGGCCTACCGGCCCGAGGGCGACGAGGGACAGGCCCCGATCACCGGCGTCGACTACGACTTCTGA
- a CDS encoding helix-hairpin-helix domain-containing protein produces MTPETLIGGFFGVVWVIVIVSSAIADRLPLETRVDLGLEDLDDPRTPEEIRLAYARGQLTEAEMERRLEVAVDPRTETIRAAVEPVSGIGPETALNIAAEFDSERDLQEASREDLEEVPNVGPKRAEAILERL; encoded by the coding sequence ATGACGCCCGAGACGCTCATCGGCGGCTTCTTCGGGGTGGTGTGGGTGATCGTCATCGTCAGCTCCGCGATCGCCGATCGCCTGCCGCTGGAGACGCGCGTCGACCTCGGCCTCGAGGATCTCGACGATCCGCGGACGCCCGAGGAGATCAGGCTCGCCTACGCCCGCGGCCAGCTGACCGAGGCCGAAATGGAGCGTCGCCTCGAGGTCGCCGTCGACCCGCGCACCGAGACGATCAGGGCGGCGGTCGAGCCCGTCAGCGGCATCGGTCCGGAGACGGCGCTCAACATCGCCGCGGAGTTCGACAGCGAGCGCGACCTCCAGGAGGCCAGCCGAGAGGACCTCGAGGAGGTCCCGAACGTCGGGCCGAAGCGCGCAGAGGCTATTCTGGAGCGGTTGTAG
- a CDS encoding DUF2150 family protein: MSTPPGEYYTEERWRNWLERIEEEEVDPEDEDSARLLLNLQDDAAIAIAKIITDYEEGPLDEETALEEIDDIREIVLEEVEIDDEEKLMLIDGVQTSLVCVFYAAEEFVAEGPAAEGAVTDYVEAAADAEAEEDLDAALGYCVQAGTLIIDGEELDVDAVAELEYGLVSEWVNGLDSLQTAMSDPEVVEEEDEAE; the protein is encoded by the coding sequence ATGAGCACTCCGCCGGGGGAATACTACACTGAGGAACGGTGGCGCAACTGGCTCGAACGGATCGAGGAGGAGGAGGTAGACCCCGAGGACGAGGACTCGGCCCGTCTCCTGCTGAATCTCCAGGACGACGCGGCCATCGCGATCGCGAAGATCATCACCGACTACGAGGAGGGTCCCCTGGACGAGGAGACCGCGCTCGAGGAGATCGACGACATCCGCGAGATCGTGCTCGAGGAGGTCGAGATAGACGACGAGGAGAAGTTGATGCTCATCGACGGCGTCCAGACCTCCCTCGTGTGCGTCTTCTACGCCGCCGAGGAGTTCGTCGCCGAGGGTCCCGCGGCGGAGGGGGCCGTCACCGACTACGTCGAGGCCGCGGCCGACGCCGAGGCCGAGGAGGACCTCGACGCCGCACTGGGCTACTGCGTCCAGGCAGGCACGCTGATCATCGACGGCGAAGAACTCGACGTCGACGCCGTGGCGGAGCTCGAGTACGGCCTCGTCTCGGAGTGGGTCAACGGGCTCGACAGCCTCCAGACCGCGATGAGCGACCCCGAGGTCGTCGAGGAAGAGGACGAGGCCGAGTAG
- a CDS encoding TraR/DksA C4-type zinc finger protein, translating into MSALTDFGRAGVQKDSEFYCPRCIARCTESPDGSHEYGHFNGCPRRPDGLPWVGSRSYDPAEDPLLIGAPDVAADGGRLECDDCGDEIDPQKHKVLIRPNNPHLDLCVECQPHYRADRQYSPVDNGGEKA; encoded by the coding sequence GTGAGCGCCCTGACGGACTTCGGGCGCGCCGGCGTCCAGAAGGACTCCGAGTTCTACTGTCCGCGGTGCATCGCTCGCTGTACCGAGTCTCCGGACGGATCTCACGAGTATGGGCACTTCAACGGGTGCCCGCGCCGACCCGACGGTCTCCCGTGGGTTGGCTCGCGCAGCTACGATCCCGCGGAGGATCCCCTGCTGATCGGCGCTCCGGACGTCGCCGCCGACGGAGGCCGCCTCGAGTGCGACGACTGCGGCGACGAGATCGACCCGCAGAAGCACAAGGTCCTGATCCGGCCGAACAACCCGCACCTCGATCTCTGCGTCGAGTGTCAGCCTCACTACCGGGCTGACCGTCAGTACAGCCCCGTCGATAACGGAGGTGAGAAGGCGTGA
- a CDS encoding DUF106 domain-containing protein produces the protein MARTAQKVDSLAREGEDMTEALAAVLEVAEEEGTVSWSDVSDDLTSGQWGRLIEKGLLVDADGEGFVLDDPEGIREALEETDPAAVAEDDGDEVEWTKWDKLAGLGAVSMIAGYSIQSVRAVVGSTIDLVLGPLETVLPFYVVILVLAVLTGLWSTILQDNLMDSEVMAKYQERMQELKERREDAKERGDDAELERIQEEQMEAMGDQLGMFKAQFRPMVWIMLLTIPAFLWMYWLILDVGIGGGANTDVLVMPLYGEVQQWQEGVVGPVQAWIVWYFLCSLSFTQLLRKALNVQTTPTTS, from the coding sequence ATGGCACGCACCGCGCAGAAGGTGGACTCCCTGGCCCGCGAGGGCGAGGACATGACCGAGGCGCTGGCGGCGGTCCTCGAGGTGGCCGAGGAGGAAGGCACCGTCTCGTGGAGCGACGTCAGCGACGACCTCACCAGCGGCCAGTGGGGCCGACTCATCGAGAAAGGCCTGCTGGTCGACGCCGACGGCGAGGGCTTCGTCCTCGACGACCCCGAGGGGATCCGCGAGGCGCTCGAGGAGACCGACCCGGCCGCCGTCGCGGAGGACGACGGGGACGAGGTCGAGTGGACGAAGTGGGACAAGCTCGCCGGCCTGGGCGCCGTCTCGATGATCGCGGGCTACTCCATCCAGAGCGTCCGCGCGGTCGTGGGCAGCACCATCGACCTCGTCCTCGGTCCGCTCGAGACGGTCCTGCCCTTCTACGTCGTGATCCTGGTACTGGCCGTGCTGACCGGCCTCTGGTCGACCATCCTCCAGGACAACCTGATGGACTCCGAGGTGATGGCGAAGTACCAGGAGCGCATGCAGGAGCTCAAGGAGCGCCGCGAGGACGCCAAGGAACGCGGCGACGACGCCGAGCTGGAGCGCATCCAGGAGGAGCAGATGGAGGCCATGGGCGACCAGCTCGGCATGTTCAAGGCCCAGTTCCGCCCGATGGTCTGGATCATGCTGCTGACCATCCCCGCGTTCCTGTGGATGTACTGGCTGATCCTCGACGTCGGCATCGGCGGCGGCGCGAACACCGACGTCCTCGTCATGCCGCTGTACGGCGAGGTCCAGCAGTGGCAGGAGGGCGTCGTCGGCCCCGTCCAGGCGTGGATCGTCTGGTACTTCCTGTGCTCGCTGTCCTTCACTCAGCTGCTGCGCAAGGCGCTGAACGTCCAGACCACGCCGACGACCTCCTAG
- a CDS encoding RNA-guided pseudouridylation complex pseudouridine synthase subunit Cbf5, producing MARGPPEERSPADLLTFGVVNLDKPPGPSAHQVAAWVRDMIDDALDEAGVDAEVGRVAHGGTLDPKVTGCLPILLGDAARAAQVFDDADKEYVTILELHDRAPADFDDVVTEFEDAVYQKPPRKSAVKRRLRQREIHDLDVLERHDRRALVRVRCESGTYVRKLCHDVGLALGTGAHMGELRRTATGDFDDADLVTLHELRDALADWTELGDEGPLSEVVAPAERALGKYPRVTIAPSAAEQVAQGAPVYAPGVIDAEGERGEDVLCVTPDGAAVCLGVLVGDPDADSGTVVELERVLV from the coding sequence ATGGCCCGTGGCCCGCCCGAGGAGCGCTCGCCGGCCGACCTGCTGACCTTCGGCGTCGTCAACCTCGACAAGCCGCCCGGCCCCTCCGCCCACCAGGTCGCCGCCTGGGTCCGGGACATGATCGACGACGCCCTCGACGAGGCCGGCGTCGACGCCGAGGTCGGCCGCGTCGCACACGGCGGCACGCTCGACCCCAAGGTCACGGGCTGCCTGCCGATCCTGCTGGGCGACGCCGCCCGCGCCGCGCAGGTGTTCGACGACGCCGACAAGGAGTACGTCACCATCCTCGAACTCCACGACCGCGCGCCCGCTGACTTCGACGACGTCGTCACCGAGTTCGAGGACGCCGTCTACCAGAAGCCGCCGCGCAAGAGCGCCGTCAAGCGCCGCCTCCGCCAGCGCGAGATCCACGACCTGGACGTACTGGAACGCCATGACCGGCGCGCGCTCGTGCGCGTGCGCTGTGAGTCCGGGACCTACGTCCGGAAGCTCTGCCACGACGTCGGCCTGGCGCTCGGGACGGGTGCCCACATGGGCGAGCTCCGGCGGACGGCCACGGGGGACTTCGACGACGCCGACCTCGTGACCCTCCACGAACTCCGGGACGCCCTGGCCGACTGGACCGAACTGGGTGACGAGGGGCCGCTCAGCGAGGTCGTGGCCCCGGCCGAGCGCGCGCTGGGGAAGTACCCGCGCGTGACCATCGCGCCCAGCGCGGCCGAACAGGTGGCCCAGGGCGCGCCCGTCTACGCGCCCGGCGTGATCGACGCCGAGGGCGAGCGGGGCGAGGACGTCCTCTGCGTGACGCCCGACGGCGCCGCCGTGTGTCTCGGCGTGCTGGTCGGCGACCCCGACGCCGACTCCGGGACCGTGGTCGAACTGGAGCGCGTGCTGGTGTGA
- a CDS encoding carboxypeptidase regulatory-like domain-containing protein, with protein sequence MKQQDSRIWYREALSKLKQAAKRPRGLEATAHVASWVAVTLSLIMVPLVGESNPISRMLIESISIEVFALATPILITLIYRTLYRVTDQRLIFALPAAVLGLDATTNAVAVAMHGLPETVQIGVITLTSAGVGALAICAYLRLDSLLWIQIANSSSTRRRTAAVVITLMLVTSALPMAVFTGPTQHTEEISPLGTVSAQSSDDGDVVYTGGFNGYLTASHTSNQSVLWNVSVSSSEILEIATSPDGQVIYVGAGNNVKAIYSENQSTKWSFQQPTSTIQGLEVSDNGEEVYVGDYDSNAFAVHASNKSTIWSRTTDSAPLDFDDSKDGNSVFIAVQNGDVLSVDSDTGSIQWERSQIYGDTIGVETGPNGDYVFASGDNSYAAHYTDNGSSAWTASDLTNINGLTLDPNGEYLYFSRSDGYAGRVWSSNGSFIEEKSIAGGLDDISVSPSGEQVHYASDYSSSNDEGIHALSTSDFSKLWHNSKVGDAISIATAPASTSQKVIVNVDDEKGNAISGASVSITNSSGDEVASGSTNSSGQYSTSLEDGNYTSKASIDGYRTNAKDFSVSGSDVSISITLEPYAISGQIQAVDGNTVADAPVEVTNSSGSIVANGSTDADGNYSIEVPSTGDYTVTARSGDLSESKTVTVNESNPTANLRFGRDLGFRVRDKTANDIYLDGTEVYLKRPSGGIATSSTNHNDVAYFRVADGRTYNLTVVSDAPAVYEFTGYTVQETLTEAYLTIPAFEESATTSNDSDVEARLAELEDEIDGLAVQLNSEEPMSEVNYTIRDENGTAVYNGSEEFDEPTEYYQGHLSDNVTDNGSQLDNATLEYAGEWDNGTTFNGTAGLSGTVGGGSGGVFGPTGSGGGSGGSPIVGVGLLAAGGYAAYRLVGGGRSVGQTVSNLAGRIR encoded by the coding sequence ATGAAACAGCAAGATAGCAGGATTTGGTACCGGGAAGCGCTCTCGAAGTTGAAACAGGCAGCCAAGCGACCACGCGGCTTGGAGGCAACTGCGCATGTTGCTTCGTGGGTCGCGGTCACGCTGTCGCTCATTATGGTCCCGCTCGTTGGGGAATCAAATCCGATCTCTCGGATGCTGATTGAGAGCATCAGTATCGAGGTATTCGCGCTCGCGACGCCGATCCTAATCACGTTGATCTACAGAACACTGTACCGCGTCACCGACCAGCGGTTGATCTTTGCACTTCCGGCCGCCGTACTCGGCCTTGACGCAACCACGAATGCCGTGGCTGTCGCGATGCACGGGCTACCTGAGACGGTGCAGATTGGCGTGATTACGCTGACCTCGGCCGGAGTTGGAGCGCTGGCGATCTGTGCTTACCTTCGACTCGACTCGTTACTTTGGATACAAATTGCAAACAGTTCCTCCACACGCCGACGGACGGCAGCTGTAGTGATCACGCTGATGTTGGTCACGTCTGCGTTGCCGATGGCGGTATTTACTGGTCCTACTCAACACACAGAGGAAATCTCTCCACTCGGAACCGTGAGCGCCCAGTCTTCCGATGACGGTGACGTAGTTTACACAGGCGGATTTAACGGGTACTTGACCGCGTCACACACCTCCAACCAATCCGTTCTCTGGAACGTATCTGTGTCGTCGTCGGAGATTCTGGAGATTGCCACCTCACCTGATGGCCAGGTGATATACGTTGGAGCAGGGAATAATGTCAAGGCGATCTATTCGGAAAATCAATCTACTAAGTGGAGTTTCCAGCAACCAACCAGTACTATTCAGGGACTCGAAGTAAGCGACAACGGCGAGGAGGTCTACGTTGGCGACTACGACAGCAACGCCTTCGCGGTCCACGCAAGCAACAAATCGACGATCTGGAGTCGAACAACGGATAGCGCTCCTCTCGACTTCGACGACTCCAAAGACGGAAACAGCGTCTTCATAGCTGTTCAAAACGGCGACGTGTTGTCGGTTGACAGCGATACTGGCTCAATTCAATGGGAACGGAGCCAGATCTACGGCGACACTATCGGCGTCGAAACCGGTCCAAACGGAGATTACGTGTTCGCCAGCGGAGACAACAGCTACGCAGCACATTACACCGACAACGGGTCGTCAGCATGGACTGCTTCTGATCTAACTAATATAAATGGGCTTACTCTTGACCCTAATGGAGAGTATCTCTATTTCTCCCGTTCAGATGGCTACGCAGGTAGAGTATGGTCCAGTAACGGAAGTTTCATCGAGGAAAAGTCAATAGCCGGTGGGCTTGATGATATCTCAGTATCGCCTTCCGGAGAACAGGTGCATTACGCGAGTGATTACAGCAGTAGCAACGATGAGGGGATTCACGCCCTTTCAACATCTGATTTCTCGAAGCTATGGCACAATAGTAAGGTTGGAGATGCGATCTCAATTGCAACAGCACCTGCGTCAACATCTCAGAAAGTCATCGTGAATGTTGACGATGAAAAAGGGAATGCGATCTCCGGGGCATCGGTTTCGATCACGAACTCATCCGGTGATGAGGTTGCGTCGGGATCCACTAATTCATCTGGACAATACTCAACCTCATTAGAGGACGGCAACTACACGTCTAAGGCTTCAATCGACGGCTACCGGACTAACGCGAAGGATTTCAGCGTATCGGGCTCGGACGTGTCTATCTCCATTACTCTGGAACCGTACGCGATATCCGGCCAAATTCAGGCCGTAGATGGAAACACAGTTGCTGATGCTCCTGTCGAGGTCACCAATTCATCGGGGAGCATCGTCGCAAATGGATCGACAGATGCAGACGGCAACTACTCAATCGAAGTACCAAGCACTGGAGACTACACGGTCACGGCCAGATCCGGCGATCTCTCGGAGAGCAAGACGGTCACTGTCAACGAGAGCAACCCAACTGCGAACCTACGATTCGGACGTGACCTCGGCTTCCGAGTCCGCGACAAGACGGCCAACGACATCTATCTTGACGGGACCGAGGTCTACCTGAAGCGCCCGTCCGGAGGAATCGCGACCTCGTCGACGAACCACAACGACGTCGCGTACTTCCGAGTCGCGGACGGCCGCACGTACAACCTGACGGTGGTCAGTGACGCGCCGGCGGTCTACGAGTTCACCGGCTACACCGTGCAGGAGACGCTGACCGAGGCGTACCTGACAATTCCGGCCTTCGAGGAGAGCGCCACGACGTCGAACGACTCCGACGTCGAGGCGCGGCTCGCCGAGCTGGAGGACGAGATCGACGGCCTCGCGGTCCAGTTGAACTCAGAGGAACCGATGAGCGAGGTCAACTACACGATCCGCGACGAGAACGGCACGGCCGTCTACAACGGCTCCGAGGAGTTCGACGAGCCGACGGAGTACTACCAGGGCCATCTGAGCGACAACGTCACTGACAACGGCTCGCAGCTGGACAACGCGACGCTCGAGTACGCGGGCGAGTGGGACAACGGCACCACGTTCAACGGCACGGCCGGCCTCTCCGGGACGGTCGGCGGCGGCAGTGGTGGCGTGTTCGGTCCCACCGGATCGGGCGGCGGCTCCGGTGGCTCGCCGATCGTCGGCGTCGGTCTCCTCGCAGCCGGTGGGTACGCTGCCTACCGTCTCGTCGGAGGGGGCCGATCGGTCGGGCAGACCGTCAGCAACCTCGCGGGGAGGATCCGCTGA